The Streptomyces achromogenes DNA segment TCGGGATCGGTGAAGCGGGCCGGATCGCGGTCGGCGGCGGCCAGCACGACGAGGACGGGATCGCCGGGTGCGATGTCCTGGCCGCCGATGCCGACCGGCTCGGTCGCGAACCGCCAGGTGGCGAGTTCGACGGGACCGTCGTAGCGGAGCAGTTCCTCGACGCCGGTGGCGAGCAGGACGCGGTCGCCGCCGTCCTCGGTGAGGGAGCGCTGCAGGGCCTCGCGCTGGGCGGGATGGGTCAGGAGGGCGTACATACCGTTCCCGATGAGGTTCACCGTCGTCTCGAAGCCGGCGAACAGCAGGATGAAGGCCATCGCGGCGGCCTCGTTCTCCGTGAGGTGCTCGCCGTGGTCGGAGGCGCGGATCAGACCCGAGATGAGGTCCTCGCCCGGGGCGGGTTCGGCGGGAAGCTCCGCGCGCTTGCGGTGGATGAGCTCCAGCAGGTAGCCGCGCATCTTCTTGACCGACCGGGCGACGCCGCCCCTGGGGCCCCCGCCGTGCCGGATCATCATCCCGGCCCAGTCGCGGAAGTCGTCCTGGTCCTCCTCGGGGACGCCCAGCAGGTCGCAGATCGCGTAGATGGGGAGGGGGAAGGCGAAGTCGTGGATGAGGTCGGCCCGGCCCTCGGCGGCGAACCGGTCGATCAGCCGGTCCGTCAGCTCCTGCACGCGCGGCGCGAACTCGGCGACACGGCGCGGGGTGAAGGCCTTGCTCACGAGCCGCCTCAGCCGGGTGTGGTCCGGCGGGTCGATGTTGAGCAGATGCGTCATCAGCTCGGCCTTGCGCTCCCCGGGAATGCCGGTCCTGCCCCTGGCGTGGACGGGTTCGTCATGATGTGCGGGGTTCTTGGACAGCCGCGGGTCGGCGAGGGCCTGCTTGGCGTCGGCGTACCGGGTGACCAGCCAGGCCTCGACCCCGCTCGGCAACACGGTCCGGTGCACGGGGGCGTGCTCCCGCAGCCAGGCGTAGGCGGGGTAGGGGTCGGTGGCGAACTCCCAGGTGAAGAGCGCCGGCGCGGGCGGAACGTCGGCCGGGGTTTGCCGGGGCGGGTGGTTCGGGTGGTTCGGGTCGGTCACGACCCGACCGTAGCGGGCCTCCTGAGTGCGCGGTCACGCTCCCTCGCCCCAGCGGCGGGGCCGGGGACGGAGATGGAGACATGGCCGGGGCCAGTGACGTGGCCGGGGCCAGGGACATGGACGGGCCGGGGCCGGGGACGGGGCTTACGTCGAGGACGGGCGGTCGGGGGCGCCTTCGGTGGCCCGGATCGCGTCCCGGTAGGCCCGGGCGGCTGCCCGCAGCGCCGCCTCCGGGTCCACGCCCTCCGACTCGGCCCGGGCGGCGAGGGCGAGCAGTTCGTAGCCGATGCCCTCGGCGGCCGGCAGGGGTACGTCCAGCCCCGCCGTCCTGGCCCGCGCGGTCAGCTTCGCCGCGAGAGCCAGCGAGGGCTGGTGCAGCGGAACGCCGTCGGTCACCGACGCCCGGCGCTTCTCCGCCGCCTTCGTGCGCAGCCAGTGCTCCTTGACCTCCTCCGGTGTGGTGGCGGTGGCGTCGCCGAAGACATGGGGGTGGCGGTGGACGAGTTTGGCGACGATCGTGCCCGCGACGTCGTCGACGGAGAAGGGGGACTCCTCGTCCTCCTCGGCGATACGGGCGTGGAAGACCACCTGGAGCAGGACGTCGCCCAGCTCCTCGCGGAGTTCGTCGCGGTCGCCGTCCTCGATCGCCTCGACCAGCTCGTACGCCTCCTCCATCGCGTACTTCGCCAGGCCCTGGTGGGTCTGCTGCGAGGACCACGGGCACTCGTCGCGGATGCGGTCCATGACCTGGACGAGGTCGAGCAGCCGGGCGCCGGGCAGGTCGTAGGAGGCGGGGAGGAGTTCCAGCTCCGGCATCGACACCCGGCCGGAGCCCGCCAGCCGGGCCAGACCGTCCGTGAGGGCCGGTTCGCCCTCGCCGGTCGCCACCACCACGGCGGTGCGGCCGCCGGAGCAGGCGGCGACCAGCTCCTCGGCGGTCGGGGAGGTCTCCTCGACGGCTATGCCCGCGTCCCGCAGATAGGGCAGCTGCGGGTGCGCGCCGTCCGCGCACAGCACCTGGTCCGCCGCGCGCAGGGCCTGCCAGGCCGGCCAGGAGAGCAGACCGGGGGCGACGCGGTGGCTGGTGGTGAGCAGGACGACGCGGCCGGGGGCCGTTACTGCGACGTCGGCATCGGCGGAGCTGATTGCGTTCACACCCCGAACGTAACGCACGCCCGCCGACGGCCCCAGGAGTTGTCCACAGGGCAGGCCCGCCGGTCACACGATCACATGGTCATGCCGGCCGCAGGGGTGGGTCGCGGGGTCACGCACCCCTGCGGTGCGTGGGCCGCAGGGACGCGTGACCGGGCAAGGTCACTTCGACCTTGCAAGGTCACTTCGACCGGGCAGGGTCACCTCGATCGCAGGTCAGGTCGTCTGCTTGGTCCCGGTCGCCGTGACCTCCCGCACCCACGGGGTCTTCGCGTCGACACGGGCGACCTTCTGCGCGTCCCAGCTGCCGTAGCGCGGGTTGAGGTCGACGCCGAGGGCCTTGGACGCCTTGGACAGGGCACTCCAGAAGG contains these protein-coding regions:
- a CDS encoding cytochrome P450 family protein encodes the protein MTDPNHPNHPPRQTPADVPPAPALFTWEFATDPYPAYAWLREHAPVHRTVLPSGVEAWLVTRYADAKQALADPRLSKNPAHHDEPVHARGRTGIPGERKAELMTHLLNIDPPDHTRLRRLVSKAFTPRRVAEFAPRVQELTDRLIDRFAAEGRADLIHDFAFPLPIYAICDLLGVPEEDQDDFRDWAGMMIRHGGGPRGGVARSVKKMRGYLLELIHRKRAELPAEPAPGEDLISGLIRASDHGEHLTENEAAAMAFILLFAGFETTVNLIGNGMYALLTHPAQREALQRSLTEDGGDRVLLATGVEELLRYDGPVELATWRFATEPVGIGGQDIAPGDPVLVVLAAADRDPARFTDPDTLDLSRRDNQHLGYGHGIHYCLGAPLARLEGQTALATLLTRLPDLRLAVEPAELRWRGGLIMRGLRTLPVEFTPASAAGSGA
- a CDS encoding nucleoside triphosphate pyrophosphohydrolase, giving the protein MNAISSADADVAVTAPGRVVLLTTSHRVAPGLLSWPAWQALRAADQVLCADGAHPQLPYLRDAGIAVEETSPTAEELVAACSGGRTAVVVATGEGEPALTDGLARLAGSGRVSMPELELLPASYDLPGARLLDLVQVMDRIRDECPWSSQQTHQGLAKYAMEEAYELVEAIEDGDRDELREELGDVLLQVVFHARIAEEDEESPFSVDDVAGTIVAKLVHRHPHVFGDATATTPEEVKEHWLRTKAAEKRRASVTDGVPLHQPSLALAAKLTARARTAGLDVPLPAAEGIGYELLALAARAESEGVDPEAALRAAARAYRDAIRATEGAPDRPSST